Genomic window (Saccharothrix australiensis):
CGCTCGCGTCGAGCAACTCCGGGCGGAGTTGGCCGAAGCGCAGCGCGCATTGGATGAGCTGACCGGCTGAATTGCGGGCACGGAGTGCGACATTCCGCTGATTAATGTTCCGCGATCGGGTGACAGCACTTCCCCTGGCCGGCGGTAGGGCGCATTGTGGGGGCCGTCCTACCGTGCCAGTGCTGGATGTCCGCGCAATCATCGGAGGCCATGATGGCGGTTGAGATCACGACGACGGAACAGGCCCAACTCGGCGGCACCTGCGGCTGTTGCGGTGGCTGCACCGGCCCCGGCTGCGGCTGCTGCTCGAGCTGCTGACTCCGCGCACGACCGGCGACGGCCCCCGGACGCACCGGCGTCCGGGGGCCGTCGTCCGCGTGCGGTCGGACACCCGTGTCGATCATTTCACCGGTGAATCCGAAAACCGAGAACATGTCTTGTCCGGTCGCCGGCGGGTGGCCCGGTGCATTTATCGGAAAAGAATGCGCTCAGGGCGGGCAAACCGTGCCGTTGGTGGGCACCCGCGCGTTGACGAGGAATTCCTCCGCCGCTTGTGACGCGCACGCGGACTGGCCCAGCGCGCCGTGCCCGCCGCCCTGCCACCCCACGACGACACCGGCCGGCAGGGCCTGCGCCGCGCGCTCGCTGCCGCCCTGCGGGGTCACCGGGTCGGTGGCGGTGGTGAGCACCAGCACCGGTGGCGCGCTGGTCAGCTTCGGCGCCCGCTCGGGCTGCGGCACGGGGAACGGCCCGCACAGCAGCAGCCGCCGCGCGTGCCAGGCGCCGAACAGCGGGTGCTTGGCGCGCCAGTCCTCCGTCAGCCCGGCCACCAGTTCGGGTGGGATCCGGGTGGTCGTGTCGTTGCACCCGGTGACGATGCCGGGGTCGAGCCGCGGCGGGTCGTCGTGCTCGTCCACGACCTGGGGCAGCACGAAGGCCGTCAGCGGCGCGGCGTCGCCGTTCTCGGCCGCCACGATCGCGTCGGCCAGCGCGGGCCAGCGGGAGCGGTCCGCCAGGGCGGCCAGCGCGGCGCTCGTGGCCGTGCCGGGGGTCAGGTCCAGGTCCGGGCCGCGCAGCGGCTTGGCGCGCAGGGCCGTCAGCAGCGCCGTGAAGCGCTTGGCGGCGTCCGCGCCCAGCGCGCACGACCGGAGCACGCAGTCCTTCTCGAACGCGGCGAACGTCGCCTCCGCCGCGACCGCCCGCGCCTCGGCCGCGCCCGGCACGTCCAGCGCCGGGTCCGGCGCGCCGTCGAACACCATCCGTCCCACGTGGTCCGGGTAGCGGCTCGCGTAGAGGGTGAGGACCTTCGAGCCGTCGCCGATCCCGATCGCGTTGAGGTGGTTGACGCCCAGGGCGAGGCGCAGCTGCTCCAGGTCGGCCGCCGCGCGCCACGAGTCGACGGCGGTCAGCCGGTTCTCCAGCTCCAGCACGCACTCCTGGCTGGCGCGGCCGATCGACTCCAGCAGCCGGTCCTGCGAGGTGGCGTCCGGATCGGACTCCACGATGCCCGCCCGCGCCACCTCGGGCACGCACTCCACGCCGTCGGACTTGCCGGTGCCGCGCCGGTCCACGCCGATCAGCGTGAAGGTGCTCAGCACGGCGGGCGGGAGGGACGCCGCGAGGCGCGCGGCCCTGAGCGTGCCCGGCTCGCCGTCCGGGTCGCCCACCACGACCAGCGCGCTGCCGCCGGTGCCCACCCGCAGCAGGGCCATGCCGAGGTTGCCCCGGCCGGGGCGGCTGGGCGCGTCGAGCGTCACGGTCAGCCGGGCGCACTCGTAGGAGTGGTCGCCCGCGGGCGCGGTCGAACCCATTCGCGCCCTGGTCTGCTCGGTGCACGGCGACCACGTCGTGGTCGTCCGGTAGTTCTCCAGCGGCGGCACCTCGCGGGCGCCGGTCGGCGGCGCGGTCGGCGTCTGCCCGCCCTCGCCGCGCACGGCGATCACCGGGCGGGTCGACGGCCCCGCGCTGCACGCCGTCAGCGCGCTCAGTGCCACCAGCAACAGGGCGGCGAGACGCCGACGCGGCACGGTTGTCCTCACTCTCTTCCCGATGGCTCGTGCAAAGCCTCACACAGCGCAGGTGAGACTTCGGTGAGCGGCTGGTGGAAGATGGTCGACGTGGTCATGGTGCACGTCGAGGGCAGTCCCGAGCGGCGGCTGCCCGCTTCCGGGCCGTTCGCCGCCGCGGCGCGGGCGTTCGGCGCGATCCCGCCGCCCGCGCTCGTGCTGCTCGGGGTGGTCAGCGTCCAGGTCGGCGCGGCGGTGGCCAAGCAGCTGTTCACGCTCGCGGGCCCGGCGGGCACGGTGACGCTGCGGCTGGTGCTCGCGGCCGCGGTGCTGCTGGTCGTGTGGCGGCCGTCGTTCCGCGTGGACCGGCGCACGCTGCTGGTCGTCGCCGGCTACGGCGTGGTGCTCGGGGCCATGAACCTCACCTTCTACCAGGCCATCGAGCGCATCCCGCTGGGCGCGGCGGTCACCATCGAGTTCCTCGGCCCGCTCGCGGTGGCCGTGCTGGGGTCGAGGCGGTGGCTCGACGGCCTGTGGGCGCTGCTCGCCGCGGCCGGCGTGCTGCTGCTCACCAGGGCCGACGGCGGGCTGGAGCTGACCGGCGTGCTGTTCGCGCTGGCCGCCGCCGCGTGCTGGGCCGGCTACATCCTGCTGGCCGCCGCGCTGGGCAGCCGCACGTCCGACGGCAAGGGCCTCGCGCTGGCGATGGTGTTCGGCTCGGCGCTCGCGCTGCCGTTCGGGATCGCCGACGCGGGCGCGGCGCTGCTCGACCCGGTGGTGCTGATCGCCGGCGCCGCGGTGGCGCTGCTGTCGTCGGTCGTCCCGTACTCGCTGGAGCTGGAGGCGCTGCGCCGCATCCCGCCGCGGGTGTTCGGCATCCTGATGAGCCTGGAGCCGGCGGTCGCGGCCCTCGCCGGCCTGGTGGTGCTGCACGAGGCACTGCGCCCGGCGCAGTGGGTCGCGGTGTGCTGCGTGGTCCTGGCCTCAGTAGGCGCAACACGCGGTGTTTGATTTGCCCGACTCCGTCGGGCGGCTCGGCCGCCTGGGGGTCGGCGGCTCACGGGGCGTGTTCCGCCGATCGAAAAGCGTGATCGGCGGAACACGCGCCGTGAACCACCGACGCGGCCTCGCGGGACGGAGCGTGGGCGGTGCGGGGTGTGTTGCGCCGACGCGGCCTCGCGGGACGAGTGTGGGCGGTGCGGGGTGTGTTGCGCCGACGCGGCCTCGTGGGACGAGTGTGAGTGGTGACGAGTAGGTCAGGCGCTTACCCCGGTGGGCGTGTGGTTTCGTTCGGGTCTTCCGTGCCCAGGTGGCCGTCTACCAGTTCACGGCCGCGTGCCTCGAAGATCGTCGCGTACTGCGCCGAGTACTTCTCGTACACCGCGATGACGTCCCCGCCCCTCGCCACCTCGGCCCGGAACTGGTCCCGCAGCCGCCGCATGGTGTTGACGTCCGCCCGCCGCTTCTGGCTGTGCAGGTACGGCTTGAACGTGACGTTCAGACCGCCCACCACGGCGGCGGCGAGCAGGAGGACCTTGCCCAGCGCCGTCTCCGAGGACGTGAAGCCGACCGCCAGCACGGCGGGCACCAGGATGAGCACGATCGTGTAGCCCACGCCCGTGGTGCGGTGCACCTGCCGCCACATGGTCAGCCGCTTGCAGTCCTGGAGCATCCGGGCGTCGAGTTCCTCGACCAGCGCGTCCACATCCGCCACGGCCGCTCACGGTACGCGGCCGGCCGGTCGCCGCGCGGCGTTTCGCGGTTTCCCGAGGACCGGACCACCCGATCACGCCGGTCAGGCCGGCCGCACCTCGCCGCGCAGGACCGATTCGACGTCGTAGCGCGCGGGCTGGTCGAGCTGGTCGTAGCCGCACGACGCCGGGTCGCGGTCCGGCCGCCACCGGCGGAACTGGCCGTTGTGCCGCAGCCGCGCGGGCGCCGCGCCCTCGGTCTGCGCGTAGGCGATCTCCAGTACGCGTTCCGGGCGCAGCGGCACCCAGTCGGCGTGCTTGCCGCGCCACCGGTTGATCTCACCGGGCAGCCGCCGCCCGTCCGGCTCCACCAGCCACGGGTGGTCGCCCTCGGTGACGAGGTCGGCCAGCTCCCGCGCCAGCGCCCGCCGCTCGGCCGCCTTGAACGAGCCGACCACGCCGACGTGGTGCAGCACGCCCCGGTCGTCGTGCAGGCCGAGCAGCAGCGAGCCGACGGCGGTGCCGGGCTCGGTGTCCTTGTGCCAGCGCAGGCCAGCCACCACGCACTCGGCCGTCCGCGCGTGCTTGACCTTGATCATGGTGCGCTTGCCGGGCGCGTAGCCGGCGGACGCGGGCTTGCCGATCACCCCGTCCAGCCCCGCGCCCTCGAACAGCTCGAACCACTGGAGCGCCAGCGCGCGGTCCGTCGTGGCCGGGGTCAGGTAGAGCGAGTCGCCGGGCGTGACCAGCTCCGCCAGCCGGGCCCGGCGGCGCGTGCCCGGCTGGTCCAGCAGCACCTCGTCGCCCACCGCGAGCAGGTCGAACGCCACGAAGCTCGCGGGCGTCCGCTCGGCCAGCAGCCGCACCCGGCTCGCGGCCGGGTGGATGCGCTCGGACAGGGCGTCGAAGTCGAGCTTGTCGTCCTTGGCGACGACCAGCTCGCCGTCCAGCACGACCCGCTCCGGCAGGGTGCGCAGCAGCGCGGCCACCGCCTCCGGGAAGTACCGGTTGAGCGGCTTGCCGCTGCGGGACTGGAGGACCACGTCGTCGCCGTCGCGGAACACCAGGCAGCGGTAACCGTCCCACTTGGGCTCGAACACCCAGTGCGAGCCGGTCGGGATCTCGTCCACCGCGGTGGCCAGCATCGGCTGGACGGGCGGGGTCAGCGGAAGCACCACGCGCGCCATCCTGCCTGGTGGACCCGGTCAGCGCACGCGTTGCCGGTCACGTGCCGCCAGGTCGAGCCGCACGGCCGCGGGCAGCACCCGCACGCCCAGCGCCTCCCTGGCCCGGCCCAGCACCCCGTCCAGCTCCTGCCACACCGCCCGCACGTCCGCGCCCTGCCGCAGGGTCAGCTTCAGGCGCAGCGCGGGTTCGCCGATCACCTTCACGGCGGCCGACGACACGCCGTCCACCTGCTCGGCGTCGGCCCGCACGGCGTCGGCCAGCGCGTCGGACGTGACCACCACGCCGTCGGCCAGGTCCAGGTCGGGGTGCTTCTCGGGGGTCACGGCCCGCCACGCCCACCACAGGCCGACCACGACCAGCAGCAGGCCGAGGAGGAGCGCGGCGAGGCGGGTCGCCAGGAGGTGGTCGCGCAGCCGGTCGAGGACGTCCGGGTCCAGGACGGGGCGGTCGACGCGGGCGAGGTGGAGGGCCAGCGCGCCGCCGCCGACGAGCAGGGCGACGAGGCCGAGCGTCGCGGCGCAGACGCGTTCCAGGCGGTAGGACCGGGCGATCATCGGCTTTCCTCCGGTCGACTGCGCGTCCCGCGCTCGGGCGTCGTGCGCTCGCTGCCCGCGTCGGCGCGCGGCGCGTCCTCGTGTGGGTCGTGCTCCGCGTGCTCGCGCTTCTGCGACTCGCGGTCCACGGGTTCGCGCTCGTGGGGCCAGTGGCCGGACCGCCGCCGCGGCTCACCGCGGGGGTGCTCGCGGTCCTTGGGCGAGTCGACGACGACGGACACCTTGGGCGGTGACGGCATCGGCAGGTCGCGCACCACCGCGCGGGCCGCGTCCAGCAGGCGCGGGCGCAGCGCCGCCTCGTCGTGCCGCCTGCTGGTGGCCCGGACGCGCACCCTGCGGCGGGACGCGGTGACCGACGCGCCGCTGACGCCCTCCACGGCCCGCACCCGGTGGCCGACGACCCGCGCCAGCGCCGTCGGCGTGGTGGTGACGACGACGCCGTCGGCGGGCGCGTGCAGCCGGACGTCCTTCCGCCGCGCCGCCATCGCCAGGACCAGCAGCAGCAACCCGGCGACGGCGGTGAGCAGCGCGGCGGTCCGCACGCGCTCGTCGGTCCAGGTCAGCCCGGTCGGCCACCAGGGGAGCAGGCGGCCGCGCCCGGCCCAGCGCCAGGCGACCTCGGCCACCAGCAGTCCGCCGGCGCCCGCGACGGCCAGCCCGAGGAACGGCGACAGCAGACGCAGCAACACGCGCACGGCTTCACTCCACTCGTGGTCGGAGGGCGGACCGCAGCGCGGACACCGTCACGGCGACGTCCAGCACCCGGCGCCCGGTGATCCGCTCGACCTCGTCGGCGACCGACCGCCGCACGTCCGCCGCCGCCGCCCGGATCGGGGCGGGGTAGCGCAGCCCGACCGTGACGGCGACCTCGACGTCCGCGTCGCCGCGGTCCCGGACCTTGACCGACGCGCCGGGCAGCGTGCCCGGCACCCGGTCGACGGCCCGCGCGGCGACCTTCTTCACCACGGACGGGTGAACGTCGAGCCGCCCGCGGTCCCGCGCGTCGCGGTCCTCCCCGGCCGGGCGCGCGACGTCCGCGCCGCGCGGGGCGGCGTCGGCGAGGGTCACTTGTCCCGCCCCCGCCCGATGAGGTCGCCGAGGTCCAGCTCGCCGTCCAGCACCCGGCCGACGACCAGGCCGATCACGCCGACCGCGAGGGTGACCAGGAACGCGGTGAAGCCACTGGTGGCGGCCAGGCCCAGGACGAGGCCCGCCAACAACCCGGTCTGAGTTCCGCTCATGCCTGCACTCCTAAGGCTGTTAGATCAGGTCGCGCCGAACCCGGCGCTGGAACAACCGCCGCTAGGACGGGCGGCGCACCACCACGACGGGCGCGTCCCACCGCGGGTCGCGGTCCGCCCGCCCGGACGGGTCGACCGGTCGCGCGCGGCGGCGCAGCTCGGCCAGGCCGCGCGCGAACTCCTCCGGGTCGCCGCCCACGTCGGGGTGGTTGGCCCGGACGAACGACGCGAACCCGGCCGGCCTCCGGTCGCGGCTCACGGGTCCTCCAGGTCGGCCACGACCACGTCGACCGGCACGTCGCCGGCCACCGCGCCGACCGCCGCGCGCAGCTCGGCCACGACCTCGGGGATCGGGCGACCGGCGCGCAGCACCACCGACACGCCCACGCGCCGGTCCTCGGTCCGCACGCCCACCACCCGCCGCCCCGGCAGGTACGACGCGTACCGGCCGTCGAGGCGGACCACCGACGGGTGGGCCAGCAGGGCCGCCGCGAGCCGTTCGGCCGGGTCCATCACTCGACGCGGGACTGGACCGGTTCCTGGTCCTCCTCGTCCTCGGGCAGGTGGATGTCGTTGACGGCGATGTTGACCTCGATGACCTCCAGGCCGGTGATGCGCTCCACCGACGTGATCACGTTGCGGCGCACCGCCCTGGCCAGGTCGACGATGCCCGCCCCGTACTCGACCACGAGGTCCAGGTCGATCGCCGCCTGCTTCTCGCCGACCTCCACGCTCACGCCGCTGGTCGCCGAGGTGCCCGCGCCGGGGATGCGTTCCCGCAGCGCGCCGAACGCCCGCGAGACGCCGCCGCCCAGCGCGTGCACGCCGGAGATCTCGCGGGCCGCGATGCCGGCGACCTTCTGCACGACCGACGACGCGATGGTGGTCTTGCCCTGCGCCGTGTCGTCGGCCAGGCGGGCGGGCACGTTGCCGCTGTCCGGCTTGGTCGCTGTCGTTTGCGCCATGAGTGGTCCTCCGAATGCCTGGCGGATCGTCTTGCACAGGTTCGGATGCGGACGGCGCTCGGACCATCACGGTGATGTGACGCGCATCACAAAGGAGGGGTGGTGGCGCGGCTACCCGATGTCGATGAGGTGCACGTGGACCACCGGCGCGGCGTCGCCCAGTTGCGCGCGCAGCTCGTGCGCCAGTTGCGCCCGCAGCTCCTCCGACACCGCGACGGCGGGCATGGGGTAGCGGGCGGCGACCAGCACCTGGAGCCCGCCGTCCGCCACGGCTGTGCCCCGCACGTGCAGGCCCAGGCGGGTGGCGAGGTCCACGGCCAGCCGACGGCACACCGCGAGCACCGCGCGCTCGGACACGCTGACGCGCCCGCCGTCCTGGTCGAACTCGACCGGCGGCGAACCCGGCCGGGGCCGCACGCCGTGCACCGCGGCCAGCACCCGCGACACCAGGCCGGGCGGCGTCGGCACGGGCGTCACCGCCACCTGCCGCACCGCCGCCCAGCGGGCCTCCAGCTCCGCCAGCTCGGCCGCGCAGTCCGGGCAGCCGGCCACGTGCGCGCCGAGGTCCGGGTCCTCCTCCCGGTCGACCAGGTAGGCCACCAGGTCGTCCACCGAGCGCCCGCAGGGGAGCCGGCTCATCGCTGCTCCCTCAGCTTCGCCATGAGGGCAACCCTCGCCCGGTGCAGCCGCGCGCGCAAGGCCGGTACCCCGATGCCCAGCACCTCGGCCACCTCCTCGTAGCTCAGCCCCTCCAGCTCGCGCAGCACCAGCGGCACCCGTTGGCCCGGCTCCAGGCCGGCGATGGCACGCAGCACCACGTCCGCCGCCTCGCCGCGCAGCACCGCCGCCTCGGGGCCGTTGTCCGACCTCGGCTCCGGCGCGGACTCCAGCGGCACGGTCGGCTTCCTGCGCCGCAGGTGCAGCAGCGCGGCGTTGGTGACCACCCGGTACAGCCAGGTGGACGGCGCGGCGTCGCCGCGGAACCGGGGCAGCGCGCGCCACGCCGAGATCCACGCGTCCTGCACCACGTCCTCGGCCTCGACCGGGTCGCCCACGACGCGCAGCGCCACCCGGTACATCCGCCCGGTGTGCCGGCGGACCAGCTCGTCGAACGCCGCCGTGTTCCCGCGCACGGCCGCGTCGAGCAGGTGCTGGTCCGCAGCGGTCACGTGCCCGCCCGGACGTACCTCAGCAGCAGCGCGCTCTCGTGGCGCAGGATCGACGCCAGCTCCAGGTCGCGCGGCGCGGCGGGCAGCGGCCCGGTCGCGATGCGCCCCGCGTCGCCGCCGGTGAGCAGCGGCGCGAACGTCACGCACAGCACGTCCACCAGGTCGGCGGCGATGAGCGCGCCGAACAGCGTCGGCCCGCCCTCGCAGTCGACGCGGCGCAGGCCGCGCTCGTCCAGCGCCGCGAGCGCCGCGCGCAGGTCGACCTCGTCCTCGCCGGCCACGACGACGTCCGCGCCCGCGTCGGCGAGCGCGTCCCGGCGGTCGGCGGGCGCGGAGGACGTGGTGAGGATGATCGGTCGCGCGGAGGTGGCGGTGAGCAGCGGCGACGTCGGCTCGACCGAGCACCGCGCGGTCACGACGGCGATCGGCGGCACCTCGGCGAGCCCCAGGCGAGCCCGGCGCTCCCGCCGCACCTCGCCCGCCTTCACCCCCTGGTAGCCCTCGATCAACGCGGTCCGCGCGCCGACCAGCACCACGTCGGCGAGGTCGCGGCCCAAGCCGAACACCTTCTTGTCCGCCGGGTTGCCCAGCCCGCCGGACTTGCCCGCGACGGTGACCGCGCCGTCCACGCTGGACACGAAGTTGACCTGCACCCAGGGCCGGTCGAGCCCCGGCGGGTAGTCGTAGAGCCGTTCCAGCTCGGCGTCGGTGATCCCGGTGGTCCCCGCGCCCGGGGAAGGTGTCGGCCACAACATCTGCACCTGCCCATCCCAGCACGCCGTTACCCTTCAGGCATGCCAGCCCCGCGCCTGTCCGACCGCGACCCCCGCGTCGAGGCGGACGAACTGGTCGGGGCGATGGTCCCGCCGCCCCGGTTCGACGCCGTCCGGTTCGACACCTACCTGCCCAACCCGGACGAGCCGAGCCAGGCCGCGGCGGTGGCGGCGTGCCGGTCGTTCGCCGAGCAGGTGGCGCAGGGCCCGAAGGGCTGGTTCGGCTCGCTGTTCCGGAAGACCGAGCGCGACAAGCCGGGGCTCTACCTCGACGGCGGGTTCGGCGTCGGCAAGACGCACCTGCTCGCGTCGATCTGGCACGCCGTGCCCGGACCCAAGTCCTACGGCACGTTCGTGGAGCTGACCAACCTGGTCGGCGCGCTGGGCTTCGCCGAGACGGTCACCCGGCTGTCCGGGCACCGGCTGCTGGCCATCGACGAGTTCGAACTCGACGACCCCGGCGACACGATGCTGGTCACCCGGCTGATCAAGGAGCTGACGGCGGCGGGCGTCGCGGTCGCGGCGACCTCGAACACGCTGCCGGACAAGCTGGGCGAGGGCCGGTTCGCGGCGGCCGACTTCCTGCGCGAGATCCAGTCCATGTCGGCGAAGTTCGCCGTGGTGCGGGTGGACGGGCCGGACTACCGGCACCGGGGCCTGCCCGACGCGCCGGAGCCGATGACCGACGAGGAGCTGACCGCGAAGGCGGAGAGCACGCCGGGCGCGACCCTGGACGACTTCGCCGACCTGTGCGCCCGGCTGGCGCGGCTGCACCCGTCGCGCTACGGGCGGCTGCTCGACGGCGTGACGGCCGTGCACCTGCGCGGCGTCGAGCCCGCGCCGGACCAGGCGGTGGCCCTGCGGCTGGTGGCCCTGGGCGACCGGCTGTACGACCGCGACATCCCGGTGGCGGTGTCGGGGCAGGCGCTGTCGGAGCTGTTCACCGCCGAGATGCTGCGCGGCGGCTACCGGAAGAAGTACCTGCGCGCGGTGTCCCGCCTCGTCGCCCTCTCCCGGTGAGCCGCGGGACGGCGGGCCGAGCAGGGGCCGCACCCACCCGGCGTTAGCCCGTTCGAGGGTGCTCGCGCGGTGTCGGCCGGGGCGGTGTTCGCGCTGGTTTTCGGGGGTTTCGGCCGGGTATCCCAGCCGCGTGATGAGCGATGCGGAGCGCAGGACGCTCAACGAGATCGAGCACAGGCTCGCCGTGGAGGAGCCCGCACTGGCCAACGCGCTGGTCGCCGGTCGCCCCCGCCACCCCGTCCGGTCCCACGCGCTGGCCGTGACGTTCGGCGCGCTCGGGCTGCTGCTGCTGACCCTGGGCTCGCTCGGGCCGGCGCTGGCCTCGTTCGGGTGCGCCGCGCTCGCCGTGCTGTTGCGCGGCGTCACGATCCGGTAGGGGCGTCGCCCGGCCCGGACCGCCCTGCGCTCCCGCGCGAAACCCGGTGGCTTCCCGGCGCGGGTCCGGGCGACCATGCACCCGTGGGATTCCTGGACGCGAACGGCCTCGCCTTCCGCCTGCCGGACGGGCGCGAGCTGTTCCGCGACGTGTCGTTCAAGGTCGGGTCGGGCTCCGTGGTCGCGCTGGTCGGCGCCAACGGCGTGGGCAAGACGACCCTGCTGCGCATCCTGTCCGGTGA
Coding sequences:
- a CDS encoding alpha/beta hydrolase, producing MPRRRLAALLLVALSALTACSAGPSTRPVIAVRGEGGQTPTAPPTGAREVPPLENYRTTTTWSPCTEQTRARMGSTAPAGDHSYECARLTVTLDAPSRPGRGNLGMALLRVGTGGSALVVVGDPDGEPGTLRAARLAASLPPAVLSTFTLIGVDRRGTGKSDGVECVPEVARAGIVESDPDATSQDRLLESIGRASQECVLELENRLTAVDSWRAAADLEQLRLALGVNHLNAIGIGDGSKVLTLYASRYPDHVGRMVFDGAPDPALDVPGAAEARAVAAEATFAAFEKDCVLRSCALGADAAKRFTALLTALRAKPLRGPDLDLTPGTATSAALAALADRSRWPALADAIVAAENGDAAPLTAFVLPQVVDEHDDPPRLDPGIVTGCNDTTTRIPPELVAGLTEDWRAKHPLFGAWHARRLLLCGPFPVPQPERAPKLTSAPPVLVLTTATDPVTPQGGSERAAQALPAGVVVGWQGGGHGALGQSACASQAAEEFLVNARVPTNGTVCPP
- a CDS encoding EamA family transporter, with product MVHVEGSPERRLPASGPFAAAARAFGAIPPPALVLLGVVSVQVGAAVAKQLFTLAGPAGTVTLRLVLAAAVLLVVWRPSFRVDRRTLLVVAGYGVVLGAMNLTFYQAIERIPLGAAVTIEFLGPLAVAVLGSRRWLDGLWALLAAAGVLLLTRADGGLELTGVLFALAAAACWAGYILLAAALGSRTSDGKGLALAMVFGSALALPFGIADAGAALLDPVVLIAGAAVALLSSVVPYSLELEALRRIPPRVFGILMSLEPAVAALAGLVVLHEALRPAQWVAVCCVVLASVGATRGV
- a CDS encoding ATP-dependent DNA ligase; the encoded protein is MARVVLPLTPPVQPMLATAVDEIPTGSHWVFEPKWDGYRCLVFRDGDDVVLQSRSGKPLNRYFPEAVAALLRTLPERVVLDGELVVAKDDKLDFDALSERIHPAASRVRLLAERTPASFVAFDLLAVGDEVLLDQPGTRRRARLAELVTPGDSLYLTPATTDRALALQWFELFEGAGLDGVIGKPASAGYAPGKRTMIKVKHARTAECVVAGLRWHKDTEPGTAVGSLLLGLHDDRGVLHHVGVVGSFKAAERRALARELADLVTEGDHPWLVEPDGRRLPGEINRWRGKHADWVPLRPERVLEIAYAQTEGAAPARLRHNGQFRRWRPDRDPASCGYDQLDQPARYDVESVLRGEVRPA
- a CDS encoding alkaline shock response membrane anchor protein AmaP, yielding MIARSYRLERVCAATLGLVALLVGGGALALHLARVDRPVLDPDVLDRLRDHLLATRLAALLLGLLLVVVGLWWAWRAVTPEKHPDLDLADGVVVTSDALADAVRADAEQVDGVSSAAVKVIGEPALRLKLTLRQGADVRAVWQELDGVLGRAREALGVRVLPAAVRLDLAARDRQRVR
- a CDS encoding DUF6286 domain-containing protein — protein: MRVLLRLLSPFLGLAVAGAGGLLVAEVAWRWAGRGRLLPWWPTGLTWTDERVRTAALLTAVAGLLLLVLAMAARRKDVRLHAPADGVVVTTTPTALARVVGHRVRAVEGVSGASVTASRRRVRVRATSRRHDEAALRPRLLDAARAVVRDLPMPSPPKVSVVVDSPKDREHPRGEPRRRSGHWPHEREPVDRESQKREHAEHDPHEDAPRADAGSERTTPERGTRSRPEESR
- a CDS encoding Asp23/Gls24 family envelope stress response protein, with translation MTLADAAPRGADVARPAGEDRDARDRGRLDVHPSVVKKVAARAVDRVPGTLPGASVKVRDRGDADVEVAVTVGLRYPAPIRAAAADVRRSVADEVERITGRRVLDVAVTVSALRSALRPRVE
- a CDS encoding Asp23/Gls24 family envelope stress response protein, whose translation is MAQTTATKPDSGNVPARLADDTAQGKTTIASSVVQKVAGIAAREISGVHALGGGVSRAFGALRERIPGAGTSATSGVSVEVGEKQAAIDLDLVVEYGAGIVDLARAVRRNVITSVERITGLEVIEVNIAVNDIHLPEDEEDQEPVQSRVE
- a CDS encoding anti-sigma factor family protein; translated protein: MSRLPCGRSVDDLVAYLVDREEDPDLGAHVAGCPDCAAELAELEARWAAVRQVAVTPVPTPPGLVSRVLAAVHGVRPRPGSPPVEFDQDGGRVSVSERAVLAVCRRLAVDLATRLGLHVRGTAVADGGLQVLVAARYPMPAVAVSEELRAQLAHELRAQLGDAAPVVHVHLIDIG
- a CDS encoding RNA polymerase sigma factor, whose translation is MTAADQHLLDAAVRGNTAAFDELVRRHTGRMYRVALRVVGDPVEAEDVVQDAWISAWRALPRFRGDAAPSTWLYRVVTNAALLHLRRRKPTVPLESAPEPRSDNGPEAAVLRGEAADVVLRAIAGLEPGQRVPLVLRELEGLSYEEVAEVLGIGVPALRARLHRARVALMAKLREQR
- a CDS encoding pyrimidine reductase family protein, whose amino-acid sequence is MLWPTPSPGAGTTGITDAELERLYDYPPGLDRPWVQVNFVSSVDGAVTVAGKSGGLGNPADKKVFGLGRDLADVVLVGARTALIEGYQGVKAGEVRRERRARLGLAEVPPIAVVTARCSVEPTSPLLTATSARPIILTTSSAPADRRDALADAGADVVVAGEDEVDLRAALAALDERGLRRVDCEGGPTLFGALIAADLVDVLCVTFAPLLTGGDAGRIATGPLPAAPRDLELASILRHESALLLRYVRAGT
- the zapE gene encoding cell division protein ZapE — translated: MPAPRLSDRDPRVEADELVGAMVPPPRFDAVRFDTYLPNPDEPSQAAAVAACRSFAEQVAQGPKGWFGSLFRKTERDKPGLYLDGGFGVGKTHLLASIWHAVPGPKSYGTFVELTNLVGALGFAETVTRLSGHRLLAIDEFELDDPGDTMLVTRLIKELTAAGVAVAATSNTLPDKLGEGRFAAADFLREIQSMSAKFAVVRVDGPDYRHRGLPDAPEPMTDEELTAKAESTPGATLDDFADLCARLARLHPSRYGRLLDGVTAVHLRGVEPAPDQAVALRLVALGDRLYDRDIPVAVSGQALSELFTAEMLRGGYRKKYLRAVSRLVALSR
- a CDS encoding DUF3040 domain-containing protein; protein product: MSDAERRTLNEIEHRLAVEEPALANALVAGRPRHPVRSHALAVTFGALGLLLLTLGSLGPALASFGCAALAVLLRGVTIR